A window of the Mus musculus strain C57BL/6J chromosome 18, GRCm38.p6 C57BL/6J genome harbors these coding sequences:
- the 2700062C07Rik gene encoding UPF0711 protein C18orf21 homolog, protein MRQKYYIEAAARGLVGSCPGQARYLLWAYSSTHEDNSTFQETCPHCFQLLVLDNSRVRLKPKAKLTPKIQKLLNREARNDTLSFKEAKLLRKYKDSTSVLLITCRTCNRTVRHHGKSRSFLWALKSNAATAANKASPKTPKRTAPGSANLGQSTNGSKGKSPSLTIRTPTSGQSTPICSSRNGSKRKKHFSQLKALLSQSASDKNPKLDFRHFLSSL, encoded by the exons ATGCGGCAGAAGTATTACATTGAAGCGGCTGCTCGGGGCCTGGTGGGAAGCTGCCCGGGCCAGGCTCGGTACCTCCT ATGGGCCTACAGTTCGACACACG aGGATAACAGCACTTTCCAGGAAACATGTCCACACTGCTTCCAATTGTTGGTTCTGGATAACTCTAGAGTGCGCCTCAAACCTAAAGCCAAATTGACACCAAAGATACAGAAACTTCTTAATCGGGAAGCAAGAAATGATACACTCAGTTTTAAAGAAGCAAAACTGTTGAGAAAGTATAAAGACTCTACAAGTGTGCTG CTGATTACCTGTAGAACATGCAACAGAACAGTGAGACACCATGGTAAGAGTAGAAGCTTTCTGTGGGCTCTGAAGAGCAACGCCGCCACTGCTGCCAACAAGGCCAGCCCGAAGACGCCAAAGAGAACGGCTCCAGGCTCTGCAAACCTCGGTCAGAGTACAAATGGTTCCAAAGGCAAGAGTCCCTCCTTGACCATCAG aaCACCTACATCTGGACAGTCAACACCCATTTGCTCCTCAAGGAAtgggagcaaaagaaaaaaacacttctCTCAACTAAAAGCACTGCTTAGTCAGAGTGCATCTGACAAGAACCCAAAGCTGGACTTCAGGCACTTCTTATCTTCTCTATGA